Within the uncultured Bacteroides sp. genome, the region AAAAGTATGGTTTAATAGGCTATCCGCTCAGGCACTCTTTCTCGATTGGATACTTTAACGAAAAGTTCAAATCAGAGGGTATTGATGCCGAGTATGTAAACTTTGAGATTCCTGATATCAAAGACTTTAAGGCAATAATTAAAAACACGCCTAACCTTTGCGGAATGAATGTTACTATTCCGTACAAAGAACAGGTGATTCCTTTTCTTGACGAACTAAGCGAGAATGCAGCTGCCATTGGTGCGGTTAATGTGATTAAGATTATCCGTCAAAAAGGAAAAATAAAACTGGTTGGCTATAATTCAGACATCATTGGTTTTTCACAATCCATTGAGCCTTTTATATTAAAAGGAAATCACAAGAAAGCGCTTATTCTGGGTACCGGAGGTGCTTCTAAGGCTATATTCCACGGATTAAAGAATCTAGGTGTAGA harbors:
- the aroE gene encoding shikimate dehydrogenase (AroE; catalyzes the conversion of shikimate to 3-dehydroshikimate): MQKYGLIGYPLRHSFSIGYFNEKFKSEGIDAEYVNFEIPDIKDFKAIIKNTPNLCGMNVTIPYKEQVIPFLDELSENAAAIGAVNVIKIIRQKGKIKLVGYNSDIIGFSQSIEPFILKGNHKKALILGTGGASKAIFHGLKNLGVEGTYVSRTKEPGILTYEELTPEIMVENTIIVNCTPVGMYPNVDFCPNIPYESLTPKHLLYDLIYNPDTTLFMKKGAEQGAKTKNGLEMLLLQAFAGWEIWNK